In a genomic window of Salegentibacter salegens:
- a CDS encoding HNH endonuclease: MVKNYRGEVWKRLHKEEWQDRFVYDVSSYGRIISYVQYPEGELINGGRTNGYTSFSPRLQNGKHKAYYVHRIVAELFLNKNEDDKFVIHKNFKKDDNRVENLAWTNQEEWVKHQHDSPGVKENKRKRKLRRVVTYSKLTYAQAVVLKKKLLDPKRKTRIRVLAKQFGVSEMQLYRIKSGENWGDIKV, translated from the coding sequence ATGGTAAAGAATTATAGGGGCGAGGTTTGGAAAAGACTTCACAAAGAAGAGTGGCAGGATCGTTTTGTTTACGATGTTTCCAGCTACGGCAGGATAATTAGCTACGTGCAGTATCCAGAAGGGGAATTAATAAATGGCGGCCGCACCAACGGTTACACCAGTTTTTCGCCCCGGCTTCAAAACGGAAAGCATAAAGCGTATTATGTGCACCGGATTGTTGCTGAACTTTTTCTTAATAAAAATGAAGACGATAAGTTTGTTATTCACAAGAATTTCAAGAAAGACGATAACCGTGTAGAAAATCTTGCCTGGACCAACCAGGAAGAATGGGTTAAACACCAGCATGATAGTCCCGGCGTTAAAGAAAACAAGCGCAAACGAAAATTGAGACGGGTAGTTACTTACTCAAAACTCACTTATGCCCAGGCCGTGGTGCTAAAAAAGAAACTTTTAGACCCGAAGAGAAAAACCAGGATAAGAGTTTTGGCCAAGCAATTTGGGGTTTCAGAAATGCAGCTTTATCGCATTAAATCTGGTGAAAACTGGGGCGATATAAAGGTTTAA
- a CDS encoding class I SAM-dependent methyltransferase: protein MKKLFKVVLNTVPRPLLITLSYWIKPFFKYALRGNKYTDPIDGKSFSKFLPYGYINQRENVLSPSTLSLERHRLLWLYLKNETQFFSKNLHVLHFAPEQAFYKRFRKLKNLDYTTTDLNSPLADVQADICDLPFKDNEFDFILCNHVLEHIPNDTEAMQELYRILKPGGTAILQIPQDLKRKHTFEDDSITNRKERERIFGQYDHVRIYGRDYFDKLRSIGFNVKEVAYTTQLSPEELDKYRLAKGEVIPVC, encoded by the coding sequence ATGAAAAAGCTTTTTAAAGTAGTTTTAAACACCGTTCCCAGACCATTGCTCATCACATTAAGTTATTGGATAAAACCTTTCTTTAAATATGCGCTTCGCGGAAATAAGTACACCGATCCCATAGACGGAAAAAGCTTTTCAAAATTTTTACCATACGGCTATATCAATCAGCGGGAGAATGTGCTCTCCCCTTCTACTCTTTCCCTGGAACGCCATCGTTTACTTTGGTTATATTTAAAAAATGAAACCCAGTTTTTTAGTAAAAACCTGCACGTTTTACACTTTGCACCCGAGCAGGCTTTTTATAAGCGTTTTCGAAAGCTTAAAAACCTAGATTACACTACTACCGACCTAAATTCTCCTTTAGCAGATGTACAGGCCGATATTTGTGATTTGCCTTTTAAGGATAATGAGTTCGATTTTATTCTCTGCAATCATGTTTTAGAACACATCCCAAATGACACCGAAGCTATGCAGGAACTTTATCGAATCCTAAAACCCGGCGGCACGGCGATCTTGCAAATTCCGCAGGACTTAAAGAGAAAACATACTTTTGAAGATGATTCCATCACCAACAGAAAAGAACGCGAACGTATTTTTGGCCAGTACGATCACGTAAGAATCTACGGCAGGGATTATTTTGATAAATTAAGAAGTATCGGTTTTAATGTTAAGGAAGTAGCTTATACCACTCAATTATCTCCAGAAGAACTCGATAAATATCGATTGGCAAAAGGGGAGGTTATTCCGGTTTGTTAG
- a CDS encoding IS256 family transposase produces the protein MTQEEIKELKEKALKQFLSGESLTGKNGAFAPMLREFMEEALEAEMSSHLSDEEKGSKAGNKRNGKGKKTLKSSQGDVTINTPQDRNSTFEPEIVAKRQRILADNLEKQIIGMYGMGNSLRDISAHIEEMYDSKISTHVLSDITDRVIPKVKEWQDRPLEPVYCILWLDAMHFKVREEGKVKHKALYNILGINKAGRKEVLGMYISESEGANFWLQVLTQLNNRGLKDILIACTDNLTGFSEAIHSVYPKTDIQLCIVHQIRNSMKYVASKDQKDFMKDLKLVYKADTKDQAESALLDLEEKWGKRYPIVIRSWNDNWDRLSAYFEYTAPIRKLIYTTNAVEAFHRQVRKVTKTKGAFTNDMALLKLVYLATRRIEKKWNAPLQNWGLVVQQLAIKFEGRLELDLATNETKN, from the coding sequence ATGACACAAGAAGAGATTAAGGAATTAAAGGAAAAAGCATTAAAACAATTTTTATCAGGAGAATCCCTAACCGGCAAAAACGGCGCTTTTGCTCCAATGCTTAGGGAGTTTATGGAAGAGGCCCTGGAAGCAGAAATGTCTTCGCACCTTTCCGATGAAGAAAAAGGCTCAAAAGCAGGTAATAAGCGTAATGGCAAAGGCAAAAAGACCCTAAAGAGCAGCCAAGGGGACGTCACCATTAACACGCCCCAGGATCGTAACAGTACCTTTGAGCCGGAGATCGTAGCGAAACGCCAGCGTATCCTGGCCGATAATTTAGAAAAGCAGATTATAGGCATGTACGGGATGGGCAATAGCCTGCGGGATATCTCAGCTCATATAGAGGAAATGTATGATTCCAAGATATCCACACACGTTCTAAGTGATATTACGGACCGGGTGATTCCCAAGGTTAAGGAATGGCAGGATCGCCCCTTGGAGCCGGTATATTGCATCCTATGGCTCGACGCGATGCACTTCAAGGTACGCGAAGAAGGCAAAGTAAAGCACAAGGCCTTGTATAATATTTTAGGAATAAATAAAGCTGGAAGAAAGGAAGTGCTGGGTATGTATATCTCGGAAAGTGAAGGGGCCAATTTTTGGCTTCAGGTGCTGACCCAATTAAACAACCGTGGCTTAAAAGATATTCTGATTGCCTGTACGGATAATCTTACGGGCTTTAGTGAAGCCATTCATTCTGTTTATCCCAAGACTGATATTCAGCTATGTATTGTCCACCAGATCCGCAATAGTATGAAGTATGTGGCCAGTAAGGATCAAAAAGATTTTATGAAAGACCTTAAACTGGTGTACAAGGCTGACACCAAAGACCAGGCTGAATCGGCTTTACTGGATCTGGAAGAAAAATGGGGCAAAAGATATCCCATAGTGATCCGTTCCTGGAATGATAACTGGGACCGATTGAGTGCTTATTTTGAATATACCGCACCCATTAGAAAACTCATATACACCACAAATGCCGTAGAGGCTTTTCACCGGCAGGTAAGAAAAGTAACCAAGACCAAAGGCGCTTTTACCAATGATATGGCACTATTGAAGCTGGTTTACCTAGCTACCAGAAGAATTGAAAAGAAATGGAACGCCCCACTGCAGAACTGGGGTTTGGTAGTTCAACAATTAGCTATTAAATTTGAAGGTCGGCTAGAGTTGGACTTAGCCACCAATGAAACGAAAAACTAA
- a CDS encoding FAD:protein FMN transferase — translation MRKLPLLFLLLFLSISCENDGQQTYTKTGQALGTTYQVKYFSSENFNTEKALDSIFEVINTSMSTYQDDSDISRINSGAEDVKVDVHFQKVFKFSKQVFKESNGYFDPTVGSLVNAYGFGPDKPLNGPDVAVLDSLKELVGFEGVKLTEENTIQKENPNIYLDFNAIAKGYTIDVIAEYLDSKNLENYLIELGGELVAKGQNLERESDWIVAIDNPQQNEAERTLQTVLALKNRAMATSGNYRKFRLDSSTGKRFVHTINPLTGEAEKSNLLSASVLAENCTLADGYATAFMALGYEKSLEMLKKLDNVDVYFIYVDEEESMRVFTSKGFEEALRD, via the coding sequence ATGAGAAAATTGCCTTTACTCTTCCTTCTTCTTTTCCTTAGTATTTCCTGTGAAAATGACGGTCAACAAACTTATACCAAAACCGGGCAGGCGCTCGGGACAACCTATCAGGTTAAATACTTTTCTTCGGAAAATTTCAATACTGAAAAAGCTTTAGATTCTATTTTTGAAGTGATCAATACCTCCATGAGCACGTATCAGGATGATTCTGATATCTCCCGAATAAATTCCGGAGCTGAAGACGTAAAAGTCGATGTTCATTTTCAAAAGGTATTTAAATTCTCTAAACAGGTTTTTAAAGAAAGCAATGGCTATTTTGATCCAACGGTAGGTAGTTTGGTCAACGCCTATGGATTTGGGCCCGATAAGCCCTTAAATGGACCTGATGTCGCTGTATTAGATTCCCTAAAAGAACTTGTAGGTTTTGAGGGGGTGAAACTTACTGAAGAAAATACCATCCAAAAGGAAAACCCGAATATCTACCTTGATTTTAATGCGATTGCCAAAGGTTACACCATAGATGTAATCGCTGAATATTTAGATTCTAAAAACCTTGAAAATTACCTGATTGAATTGGGTGGGGAATTAGTAGCTAAAGGCCAAAATTTAGAACGAGAATCAGATTGGATAGTGGCAATAGATAATCCGCAGCAAAATGAAGCAGAACGGACACTTCAAACTGTGCTGGCTTTAAAAAACCGGGCGATGGCGACTTCGGGAAACTACCGGAAATTTAGGTTAGATAGCAGCACTGGAAAGCGATTTGTACATACTATAAACCCTTTAACCGGTGAAGCCGAAAAAAGCAATTTGCTCAGCGCCTCTGTACTTGCCGAAAATTGTACCCTCGCCGATGGCTATGCCACCGCCTTTATGGCCTTAGGCTATGAAAAATCCTTAGAAATGCTGAAAAAGCTAGATAATGTTGACGTGTATTTTATTTATGTAGATGAAGAAGAAAGTATGCGGGTTTTTACTTCGAAAGGGTTTGAAGAGGCTCTAAGAGATTAG
- a CDS encoding Na(+)-translocating NADH-quinone reductase subunit F, with product MAKLNDQELHNLAMNIVGKELEEHGYEFLGVNSEIKKDPQFVALKDKKLHFVIVRAIEYPHNPKEYDMAFLRSMKEHALKFKARTFYAGVGLANSSDYERPVMHGEEYVVNYEGWQEI from the coding sequence ATGGCAAAATTAAACGATCAGGAACTACATAACCTTGCAATGAATATTGTAGGCAAAGAACTTGAGGAACATGGTTACGAATTTCTTGGGGTAAATAGTGAGATCAAAAAGGATCCGCAGTTTGTGGCTTTAAAAGATAAAAAACTTCATTTTGTAATTGTACGGGCTATAGAATATCCGCATAATCCCAAAGAATACGATATGGCCTTTCTTAGATCTATGAAAGAACACGCGCTCAAATTTAAAGCACGCACCTTTTACGCCGGGGTAGGGCTTGCAAATTCCAGCGATTATGAAAGGCCGGTTATGCATGGCGAAGAGTATGTGGTTAATTATGAAGGTTGGCAGGAAATTTAA
- the nqrF gene encoding NADH:ubiquinone reductase (Na(+)-transporting) subunit F — protein MTVIIASIVVFLALILILVSVLLGAKAKLAPSGPVTININGEKDMDVGSGGTLLSTLGDNKLFLPSACGGGGTCVQCKCIVEEGGGAILPTEEPHFTRKEIAQGWRLGCQVKVKEDMKITIPEEVFGIKKWEATVVRNYNVASFIKEFVVEIPEDMDYKAGGYIQIEIPKCEVKFSDMDITAHPEEHDTPDKFKNEWDKFKLWPLIMKNPETVERAYSMASYPAEGREVMLNVRIATPPWDRAKDGWMDVNPGIASSYIFSRKKGDKVIISGPYGEFFINHSESEMLYVGGGAGMAPMRSHLYHLFRTLKTGRKVTYWYGGRSKRELFYSEHFRALERDFPNFKFYSALSEPMEEDNWKVKESLDDEGDGFVGFIHQVVIDNYLNHHEEPEDIELYFCGPPLMNKAVQKMGEDFGMPPENIRFDDFGG, from the coding sequence ATGACAGTTATTATAGCAAGTATAGTAGTATTTTTAGCATTAATACTCATATTGGTTTCTGTGTTATTGGGAGCAAAGGCAAAATTAGCGCCTTCTGGTCCTGTTACCATAAACATAAATGGGGAAAAGGATATGGATGTAGGTTCTGGAGGAACTTTACTTTCTACCCTGGGAGACAATAAATTATTTTTACCTTCTGCCTGTGGTGGTGGTGGAACCTGTGTACAGTGTAAATGTATCGTTGAAGAAGGTGGCGGTGCCATTCTTCCTACCGAGGAGCCACACTTTACCCGTAAAGAAATCGCACAGGGATGGCGATTAGGTTGCCAGGTAAAGGTAAAAGAGGATATGAAAATTACCATTCCGGAAGAAGTTTTTGGAATAAAAAAATGGGAAGCAACGGTTGTAAGAAATTATAACGTAGCATCATTTATCAAGGAATTTGTTGTTGAAATTCCTGAAGATATGGATTATAAAGCCGGTGGGTATATCCAGATTGAGATTCCTAAGTGTGAGGTTAAATTTAGTGATATGGATATCACCGCTCACCCTGAAGAACACGATACTCCAGATAAATTTAAAAACGAATGGGACAAATTTAAACTTTGGCCATTGATTATGAAGAATCCAGAGACTGTAGAGCGTGCTTATTCTATGGCCTCTTACCCTGCCGAAGGGCGTGAAGTTATGCTTAACGTTCGTATTGCGACTCCGCCATGGGATAGAGCTAAAGACGGTTGGATGGATGTCAATCCTGGTATTGCTTCTTCTTATATTTTCTCAAGAAAAAAAGGAGATAAAGTAATTATCTCAGGACCTTACGGAGAATTCTTTATTAACCACAGTGAATCTGAAATGCTTTACGTTGGTGGTGGAGCCGGTATGGCGCCAATGCGTTCTCACCTTTACCATCTGTTCCGTACTCTTAAAACCGGAAGAAAAGTAACTTACTGGTACGGTGGGCGTTCTAAAAGAGAATTATTCTATAGTGAGCACTTTAGAGCTTTGGAAAGAGATTTCCCTAACTTTAAGTTCTACTCGGCGCTTTCTGAACCAATGGAAGAAGATAACTGGAAAGTAAAGGAAAGTCTTGACGATGAAGGAGACGGATTTGTTGGATTTATTCACCAGGTTGTAATAGATAATTACTTAAATCATCACGAGGAACCAGAGGATATTGAATTGTATTTCTGTGGTCCGCCATTAATGAACAAAGCTGTTCAAAAAATGGGTGAAGATTTTGGAATGCCGCCCGAAAACATCAGGTTTGATGATTTTGGAGGTTAA
- the nqrE gene encoding NADH:ubiquinone reductase (Na(+)-transporting) subunit E yields the protein MELINLFVRSIFIENMIFAYFLGMCSYLAVSKTVKTAVGLGAAVIFVLTITVPINYLLDNYLLRPGALQWLGADYANVDLSFLSFIMFIAVIASMVQLVEMIVEKFAPALYGALGIFLPLIAVNCAILGGSLFMQQKDFGTMTEAVTYGFGSGIGWFLAILGIAAIREKIAYSNVPAPLKGLGITFIITGLMALGFMSFMGIKL from the coding sequence ATGGAATTAATAAATTTATTTGTTAGAAGTATTTTCATAGAAAATATGATTTTTGCCTACTTCTTAGGGATGTGTTCCTATTTAGCAGTGTCAAAAACCGTGAAAACAGCTGTTGGGTTAGGTGCCGCGGTAATCTTTGTACTTACCATTACCGTACCTATTAACTATTTGCTGGACAACTACCTATTGAGACCGGGAGCTTTGCAATGGCTTGGTGCCGATTATGCCAATGTAGACCTTAGCTTCCTGAGCTTTATCATGTTTATCGCGGTAATTGCATCTATGGTACAATTAGTAGAGATGATCGTAGAGAAATTCGCCCCTGCATTATATGGTGCTTTGGGTATTTTCTTGCCGCTTATTGCTGTAAACTGTGCTATCCTTGGAGGATCACTTTTTATGCAACAAAAGGATTTTGGAACTATGACAGAAGCCGTAACCTACGGGTTTGGTAGTGGAATTGGATGGTTCCTGGCAATTCTTGGTATTGCGGCTATTCGTGAAAAAATAGCATACTCTAACGTGCCTGCTCCATTAAAAGGTTTGGGGATAACATTTATTATCACCGGACTTATGGCATTAGGTTTTATGAGTTTTATGGGAATTAAATTATAA
- a CDS encoding NADH:ubiquinone reductase (Na(+)-transporting) subunit D has translation MATEKKNISEEKEAKKKEMILFLSNSEEKEHFLSKGNRKLLSDPLDDNNPITVQVLGICSALAITVQLEPAVVMAIAVVAVMAFSNMIVSMLRNLIPSRIRIIVQLVVVASLVVLVDQILKAYAYDVSKQLSVFIGLIITNCIVMGRLEAFALGNGVYKSFLDGIGNAAGYGLILIIVAFFRELLGSGKLFGFEVLGHKGASLADSTGLYALGYENNGLMLLSPMALIVVGLLIWVQRARNRKLIEEN, from the coding sequence ATGGCTACAGAGAAAAAAAATATTTCAGAAGAGAAGGAGGCCAAGAAGAAAGAAATGATCCTTTTTCTGTCAAATTCAGAAGAAAAAGAGCATTTCCTTTCTAAAGGCAATAGAAAATTATTGTCAGATCCTCTAGACGATAACAACCCAATTACCGTACAGGTACTGGGTATTTGTTCGGCACTGGCAATTACAGTACAATTAGAACCTGCTGTGGTTATGGCCATCGCGGTAGTCGCTGTAATGGCTTTTAGTAACATGATTGTTTCTATGTTGCGTAATTTGATTCCAAGTAGAATCAGGATTATTGTACAGCTTGTAGTGGTAGCATCCCTTGTGGTTTTAGTAGACCAGATACTTAAAGCTTATGCCTATGATGTTAGTAAGCAGCTTTCGGTATTTATTGGATTGATTATTACCAACTGTATTGTAATGGGGCGTTTGGAAGCTTTCGCTCTTGGTAACGGAGTTTATAAATCTTTCCTTGATGGTATTGGTAACGCTGCCGGATACGGTTTAATTCTTATAATCGTAGCCTTTTTCCGTGAGCTTCTAGGTTCAGGGAAATTATTTGGCTTTGAAGTTTTAGGACATAAAGGAGCCTCTTTAGCCGATTCTACGGGATTATATGCTCTAGGATATGAAAACAACGGTTTAATGTTGCTTTCCCCAATGGCGCTAATTGTAGTTGGTTTGCTTATTTGGGTGCAACGCGCCAGAAACCGTAAACTGATAGAAGAGAACTAA
- a CDS encoding Na(+)-translocating NADH-quinone reductase subunit C: MEEKSVNKTNTNGYTFLFAVIMVLVVASVLAFTATSLQPIQKENVRQEKMQSILATIGVETDRAGAEELYNQYITKAVTLDENGDVKEDVDAFMVDLAKELKRPVEEQSYPLYVANYEGSKYYIVPLRGNGLWNAIFGYISLKDDVNTIKGATFDHLGETPGLGAEITKEWFKESFANEKIFDESGNLVGVSVVKGDIDPSDKDDNKVDAISGATITGDGVSDMISERLKRYLPYFKQQTEIKVATR, translated from the coding sequence ATGGAAGAAAAATCAGTAAATAAAACAAATACTAACGGTTACACGTTCCTATTTGCGGTGATTATGGTGTTGGTTGTTGCCTCAGTATTGGCTTTTACCGCAACTTCGCTTCAACCTATTCAAAAGGAAAACGTACGTCAGGAAAAGATGCAGAGTATTCTTGCAACTATTGGCGTTGAAACCGATAGAGCAGGAGCCGAAGAGCTTTACAATCAATATATCACTAAAGCCGTAACCTTAGACGAAAACGGAGATGTGAAAGAAGACGTGGACGCTTTTATGGTAGATTTGGCTAAAGAGCTTAAACGTCCCGTAGAAGAACAAAGCTACCCACTGTATGTTGCCAATTACGAAGGTTCTAAATATTATATAGTTCCTCTAAGGGGTAACGGGCTGTGGAACGCGATATTTGGTTACATTTCTTTAAAAGATGATGTAAATACCATTAAAGGTGCTACGTTTGATCACCTTGGGGAAACCCCGGGTCTTGGTGCAGAAATCACTAAAGAATGGTTTAAAGAAAGTTTTGCCAATGAAAAGATTTTTGACGAAAGTGGAAATCTTGTAGGAGTATCTGTTGTAAAAGGCGATATAGATCCGTCAGATAAAGACGATAACAAGGTAGATGCAATATCCGGAGCTACAATTACCGGAGATGGTGTTTCTGATATGATTTCTGAAAGACTTAAACGTTATCTGCCTTACTTTAAACAGCAAACAGAAATTAAAGTTGCAACTAGGTAA
- a CDS encoding NADH:ubiquinone reductase (Na(+)-transporting) subunit B, with translation MEWIRQRLDKIKEPFATGKKYEKYAPAVNAIDTFLFTPNHTTQKGAHIRDAVDLKRTMITVVLALIPALIFGMWNTGYQHFSQLDGAFTFWEAIGHGALKIVPMIVVSYGVGLGIEFAFAIFRGHEVNEGYLVTGLLIPMIMPVDFPLWMLALSVVFAVLVGKEAFGGTGMNILNPALTARAFAFFAYPTYMSGNKVWVSEASNVDAISGETILGSLAAGDNVSYGMMDMFYGVIPGSVAETSTLLVLVGALLLILTKVGSWRIILSAFIGAAAMALIFNALPSMGITGNELTNFPWYGHLIIGGLAFGIVFMATDPVSAAQTMKGKWIYGFLIGFLSVMIRVFNPAYPEGVMLAILLMNVFAPTIDHYVIQSNIKRRKKRIQSATTQVKTAV, from the coding sequence ATGGAATGGATTAGACAAAGATTAGATAAAATAAAAGAGCCCTTTGCAACTGGGAAGAAATATGAAAAGTATGCACCTGCAGTTAATGCAATAGATACTTTCTTATTTACTCCAAATCATACCACGCAAAAAGGAGCTCATATTCGTGACGCAGTAGATTTAAAGCGTACGATGATCACAGTGGTGCTTGCGCTTATTCCGGCACTTATCTTCGGAATGTGGAATACAGGTTACCAACACTTTAGCCAGTTAGATGGAGCCTTTACGTTTTGGGAAGCGATTGGTCACGGAGCATTAAAAATTGTTCCAATGATTGTGGTTTCTTATGGAGTGGGCCTTGGAATTGAATTTGCTTTCGCCATCTTTAGAGGGCACGAAGTAAATGAAGGGTATCTTGTAACAGGATTGCTTATTCCTATGATTATGCCTGTAGATTTTCCACTTTGGATGTTGGCTTTATCTGTGGTATTTGCTGTGCTTGTAGGTAAAGAAGCATTTGGAGGTACAGGAATGAATATTCTAAACCCTGCGCTTACGGCAAGGGCATTTGCCTTTTTCGCCTATCCTACTTATATGTCTGGAAACAAGGTATGGGTAAGTGAAGCCAGTAATGTAGATGCTATTTCTGGTGAAACAATACTTGGTTCATTGGCAGCAGGAGATAATGTGAGTTACGGTATGATGGATATGTTCTACGGAGTTATCCCAGGCTCTGTCGCAGAAACTTCAACACTCTTGGTACTTGTAGGAGCACTGCTTTTAATATTAACAAAAGTAGGAAGCTGGAGAATAATTTTGAGTGCATTTATAGGAGCAGCAGCAATGGCGCTTATCTTTAACGCTTTACCTTCTATGGGAATTACCGGGAACGAACTTACAAACTTCCCCTGGTATGGTCACCTTATTATTGGTGGACTTGCTTTTGGTATTGTGTTTATGGCTACAGATCCTGTCTCGGCTGCGCAAACAATGAAGGGGAAATGGATCTATGGGTTCTTAATAGGCTTCCTTTCGGTAATGATTAGGGTATTTAACCCGGCATATCCTGAAGGGGTAATGCTTGCGATCTTACTTATGAACGTATTTGCGCCAACCATAGATCACTATGTAATACAGTCGAATATTAAGCGTAGAAAGAAAAGAATTCAATCCGCCACCACACAGGTGAAAACAGCAGTTTAG
- a CDS encoding Na(+)-translocating NADH-quinone reductase subunit A, translated as MSKDIRIKRGLSLKLEGEAEKELVKAPRSKTYAIKPPDFHALVPKMVIKEGAKVLAGDELFFSKYTDELRFTSPVSGVLKQIKRGGKRKIMEVIIEADPEDAYKDFGKMDAASSDAEAVKQRILESGCGAFINQRPYDIVADPKDTPKAIFISAVSTAPLAPDWGFILKEKQAAFQEGINALKKLTPGKVHVAVDGSSAQYLKDIKGVELHNVKGPHPAGNVGVQIHKIDPINQGDRVWTVNPEDVTIIGNLFLTGNYRADKTVAVTGSEATNRKYFSTKIGAEVADLINKVDEDVRIVSGNVLTGLKLAYDQHVGFFANEVTLLPEGNNYRAFGWLPFTYNHIHSNSRTSLSWLFPNRKFKPTTNLNGEERALVVTGEMEEVLPMDVYPMQLIKACMAGDIEKMENLGIYEVAPEDFALVEYVNTSKIEIQDVIRLGLDLMITEVG; from the coding sequence ATGTCAAAAGACATTCGAATTAAAAGAGGATTATCTCTAAAATTAGAAGGGGAGGCGGAAAAGGAGCTGGTAAAGGCTCCAAGGTCTAAAACCTACGCAATTAAACCGCCAGATTTTCACGCATTGGTACCTAAAATGGTTATAAAAGAAGGAGCTAAAGTCCTTGCCGGCGATGAACTTTTCTTTTCAAAATACACTGATGAATTACGTTTTACCAGCCCTGTAAGCGGGGTGCTTAAGCAAATTAAGCGTGGGGGGAAACGCAAGATCATGGAAGTGATTATAGAGGCCGATCCTGAAGATGCTTACAAAGATTTTGGAAAAATGGACGCTGCTAGTTCTGATGCTGAAGCTGTAAAGCAGCGCATTTTAGAAAGTGGCTGTGGTGCATTTATTAATCAACGTCCCTACGATATCGTAGCCGATCCTAAAGATACGCCAAAAGCCATCTTTATTTCTGCGGTAAGTACCGCGCCTTTAGCTCCAGACTGGGGTTTTATTCTAAAAGAAAAGCAAGCTGCTTTTCAGGAAGGAATAAATGCGCTTAAAAAACTTACTCCTGGAAAAGTGCACGTGGCAGTAGATGGCAGCTCGGCACAATATTTAAAAGATATTAAAGGAGTAGAGCTTCATAATGTAAAGGGACCGCACCCGGCAGGAAATGTTGGTGTTCAAATTCATAAGATAGATCCTATTAATCAGGGTGATAGAGTTTGGACGGTGAATCCTGAAGATGTGACTATTATTGGAAATCTTTTCCTTACCGGGAATTATAGAGCCGATAAAACCGTTGCGGTAACAGGAAGTGAAGCTACTAACCGAAAGTACTTTTCAACTAAAATTGGAGCTGAAGTTGCAGATCTTATCAATAAGGTTGATGAAGATGTTCGAATCGTTTCAGGAAATGTGCTTACCGGTTTAAAATTGGCCTATGATCAGCACGTGGGCTTTTTTGCTAACGAAGTGACCCTTCTTCCGGAAGGAAATAATTACAGGGCTTTTGGTTGGTTGCCTTTTACCTATAATCATATTCACTCCAACTCAAGGACTTCTTTATCCTGGTTGTTTCCAAATAGGAAATTTAAGCCTACTACCAATTTAAATGGAGAAGAGAGAGCTCTTGTAGTAACCGGTGAAATGGAAGAGGTTTTACCTATGGATGTTTACCCAATGCAGCTAATTAAAGCCTGTATGGCCGGTGATATTGAGAAAATGGAGAATCTTGGGATCTATGAAGTAGCTCCTGAAGATTTTGCTTTGGTAGAATATGTGAATACATCTAAGATCGAGATTCAGGATGTAATTCGTCTTGGTTTGGATTTAATGATTACTGAAGTAGGTTAA